From Chiloscyllium plagiosum isolate BGI_BamShark_2017 unplaced genomic scaffold, ASM401019v2 scaf_76393, whole genome shotgun sequence, a single genomic window includes:
- the LOC122546392 gene encoding cyclin-dependent kinase 16-like yields SLSFLHQSEIGFGKLETYIKLDKLGEGTYATVFKGRSKLTDNLVALKEIRLEHEEGAPCTAIREVSLLKELKHANIVTLHDIIHTEKSLTLVFEYLDRDLKQYMDDCGNIMNMNNVK; encoded by the exons tctctttctttccttcaccAGTCCGAAATTGGGTTTGGCAAACTGGAAACCTATATCAAGCTGGATAAACTAGGAGAG GGCACATACGCCACCGTTTTCAAAGGCAGGAGTAAGCTGACGGATAACCTGGTTGCACTAAAAGAGATTCGCTTAGAACATGAGGAGGGGGCACCCTGCACAGCCATTCGAGAAG TGTCCTTACTGAAGGAACTCAAACACGCCAATATTGTGACGCTACACGATATCATCCACACTGAGAAATCATTAACACTGGTCTTCGAATATTTG GACAGAGACCTGAAGCAGTATATGGATGACTGCGGGAACATAATGAACATGAATAATGTGAAG